In Rhizobium sp. N324, a single genomic region encodes these proteins:
- a CDS encoding DUF1643 domain-containing protein, producing the protein MTLDLFHTMQMSAVISDCTLYRDELRRVWDAARPILTVCMLNPSDADHTRNDPTVLALIWFAKLWGYGGILIVNLHAWRSSSPAEMMKAADSIGPRCNDYIDRAFIIARHQNTPMLAAWGAGGDYRGRDKWLTSRARQQLVDLVCLGLTKDGFPKHPMARGQHRIPRDQQPILFQSAREIA; encoded by the coding sequence ATGACCCTCGACCTTTTCCACACAATGCAGATGAGCGCCGTCATCTCCGATTGCACGCTTTACCGCGACGAGCTGCGCCGCGTCTGGGATGCGGCGAGGCCGATCCTGACCGTCTGCATGCTCAACCCATCGGATGCCGATCACACCCGCAACGACCCGACCGTGCTGGCGCTGATCTGGTTTGCAAAACTCTGGGGCTATGGCGGCATCCTGATCGTCAACCTGCACGCATGGCGCTCCTCGTCGCCGGCGGAGATGATGAAGGCTGCGGATTCCATCGGCCCGCGCTGCAACGACTATATCGACCGCGCCTTCATCATCGCCCGCCACCAGAACACGCCGATGCTGGCCGCCTGGGGCGCCGGCGGCGATTACCGCGGCCGTGACAAATGGCTGACGTCCCGCGCCCGCCAGCAACTCGTCGACCTCGTCTGCCTCGGCCTGACGAAGGACGGCTTCCCGAAACACCCGATGGCCCGCGGCCAGCACCGCATCCCGCGCGACCAGCAGCCGATCCTGTTCCAGAGCGCGAGGGAGATCGCATGA
- a CDS encoding outer membrane protein yields the protein MKRSLSGIFAALLIATHAYSADLAPAEPIPEQPPEVAVSEATGWYLRGDVGYAFTDLRGARYFQGSNATEVDFDDADLDDAWTIGGGVGYQINSYLRTDLTFDYLTQADFKGSTVGQCGFPLVDCTSSDRSSLTAYTLLANAYVDLGTYGYVTPYVGAGIGGSYVKWKNLRNVACADDGSFCDDQVTHGGKGNWRFTYALMAGASVDVTCNFKADVGYRYLHVDGGNMFGYAENGGPGRDKGLSAHEVRVGGRYLFGGCAQTSYEPPPEIPLQPAVYK from the coding sequence ATGAAAAGAAGCTTGTCCGGCATCTTCGCCGCATTGTTGATCGCGACACATGCCTATTCCGCGGACCTCGCCCCCGCTGAGCCTATCCCGGAGCAGCCGCCCGAAGTGGCGGTCAGCGAAGCGACCGGCTGGTACCTGCGCGGCGATGTCGGCTATGCCTTTACCGATCTGCGCGGCGCCCGGTATTTCCAGGGCAGCAACGCCACCGAGGTCGATTTCGACGACGCTGACCTCGACGACGCATGGACGATCGGCGGCGGTGTCGGTTATCAGATCAATAGCTATCTGCGCACCGATCTGACCTTCGACTATCTGACGCAGGCTGATTTCAAGGGCTCGACGGTCGGGCAGTGCGGCTTCCCGCTGGTGGATTGCACGTCGAGCGACCGCTCTTCGCTGACGGCTTATACGCTGCTTGCCAACGCCTATGTCGATCTCGGCACCTATGGCTACGTTACGCCTTATGTCGGCGCCGGTATCGGTGGCTCCTACGTCAAGTGGAAGAACCTGCGCAACGTCGCCTGCGCCGATGACGGCAGCTTCTGCGACGATCAGGTCACCCATGGCGGCAAGGGCAACTGGCGCTTTACTTACGCCCTCATGGCCGGCGCCTCGGTCGACGTGACCTGCAACTTCAAGGCCGATGTCGGCTACCGATACCTGCATGTCGACGGCGGCAACATGTTCGGCTATGCCGAAAATGGCGGTCCGGGCCGCGACAAGGGGCTCAGCGCCCATGAAGTCCGCGTCGGTGGCCGCTATCTCTTCGGCGGATGCGCCCAGACGAGCTACGAACCGCCGCCGGAAATTCCGCTGCAGCCGGCGGTCTACAAGTAA
- the glmM gene encoding phosphoglucosamine mutase, whose amino-acid sequence MKRRYFGTDGIRGQSNVFPMTPDLAMRVGIAAGTIFRRGNHRHRVVIGKDTRLSGYMLENAMVAGFTAAGLDAFILGPIPTPAVAMLTRSLRCDIGVMISASHNPYEDNGIKLFGPDGYKLSDDLEAEIEDLLEKDLNAQLAKSDDIGRAKRVDGVHDRYIEHAKRTLPRDVTLQGLRIAIDCANGAAYKVAPAVLWELGAEVVTIGNEPNGTNINLNCGSTSPVALQKKVDEVRADIGIALDGDADRVIIVDENGSIVDGDQLMAVIAESWAEIQQLRGNGIVATVMSNLGLERFLDERGMALARTRVGDRYVVEHMRQHNYNVGGEQSGHIVLSDYGTTGDGLVAALQILAAVKRTGRTVSEVCRRFEPVPQLLRNVRISGGKPLEDIQVQKAIADAEAELAKNGRLVIRPSGTEPLIRVMAEGDDRAQIERIVNELIGTISNVRTAA is encoded by the coding sequence ATGAAGAGACGCTATTTCGGAACCGACGGCATTCGCGGCCAATCCAACGTCTTCCCGATGACGCCGGATCTCGCCATGCGGGTCGGCATTGCCGCCGGTACGATCTTCCGCCGCGGCAACCACCGCCACCGCGTCGTCATCGGCAAGGATACGCGCCTTTCCGGTTATATGCTTGAGAACGCCATGGTCGCAGGCTTTACGGCCGCCGGCCTCGACGCCTTCATTCTCGGCCCGATCCCGACACCTGCCGTCGCCATGCTGACGCGCTCGCTGCGCTGCGATATCGGCGTGATGATCTCGGCTTCGCATAATCCTTACGAGGATAACGGCATCAAGCTTTTCGGTCCTGATGGTTACAAGCTTTCCGACGACCTCGAGGCCGAGATCGAGGATCTGCTCGAAAAGGACCTGAACGCCCAGCTTGCCAAATCCGATGACATCGGCCGCGCCAAGCGCGTCGACGGTGTGCATGACCGCTATATCGAACATGCCAAGCGCACGCTGCCGCGCGACGTGACGCTGCAGGGTCTGAGGATCGCCATCGACTGCGCCAATGGCGCCGCTTACAAAGTGGCGCCGGCCGTGCTCTGGGAGCTCGGCGCCGAGGTCGTTACCATCGGCAACGAGCCGAACGGCACCAACATCAATCTCAATTGCGGCTCCACCAGCCCGGTCGCGCTGCAGAAGAAGGTCGACGAGGTGCGCGCCGATATCGGCATCGCGCTCGATGGCGATGCGGACCGCGTCATCATCGTCGATGAAAATGGCTCGATCGTCGACGGCGACCAGCTGATGGCCGTCATCGCCGAGAGCTGGGCCGAGATCCAGCAGCTGCGCGGCAACGGCATCGTCGCCACCGTGATGTCCAATCTCGGCCTCGAGCGCTTCCTCGACGAACGCGGCATGGCGCTTGCCCGTACGCGGGTCGGCGACCGCTATGTCGTCGAGCATATGCGCCAGCACAATTACAATGTCGGCGGCGAGCAGTCGGGCCACATCGTGCTTTCGGACTACGGCACGACCGGCGACGGTCTGGTCGCAGCGCTGCAGATCCTGGCCGCGGTCAAGCGGACCGGCCGGACTGTCAGCGAGGTCTGCCGCCGCTTCGAGCCGGTGCCGCAGCTCCTGCGCAACGTCCGCATCAGCGGCGGCAAGCCGCTGGAGGATATCCAGGTGCAGAAGGCGATCGCCGATGCCGAAGCCGAGCTCGCCAAAAACGGCCGCCTCGTCATCCGCCCCTCGGGCACCGAGCCGCTGATCCGCGTCATGGCCGAAGGCGACGACCGCGCCCAGATCGAACGCATCGTCAACGAGCTGATCGGCACGATCTCGAACGTGCGGACTGCTGCCTGA
- the serA gene encoding phosphoglycerate dehydrogenase, translating into MAPRVLVSDELSETAVQIFRDRGVEVDFEPQLGKDKDRLLDVIGKYDGLAIRSATKVTEKIIEGAKNLKVVGRAGIGVDNVDIPAASRRGIIVMNTPFGNSITTAEHAIALMFAVARQLPAADTSTQAGKWEKSKFMGVEITGKTLGVIGAGNIGSIVCARAIGLKMHVVAYDPFLSKERAEEMGVTKVELDELFARADFITLHVPMTDKTRGILNKEALAKTKPGVRIINCARGGLVDEAALAEAIKSGHVAGAAFDVFEVEPAKESPLFGLPNVVCTPHLGASTTEAQENVALQVAEQMADYLVKGAVSNAINMPSITAEEAPILKPFIRLADVLGAFVGQVTEEPIKEIEILYDGITANMNTRALTSAVLAGLIRPQVADVNMVSAPIMVKEKGVVLSEVKRDKTGVFDGYIKLTVTTESMTRSVAGTVFSDGKPRFIQIKGINLDADVGSHMIYITNTDVPGMIGFIGTTLGAANVNIANFQLGRDKQGGDAIALLYVDGEVDEGVLARLTAHQAIRQAKLLTFNID; encoded by the coding sequence ATGGCACCTCGCGTTCTCGTATCCGACGAATTGTCGGAAACCGCCGTCCAGATTTTCCGTGACCGCGGCGTCGAAGTCGATTTCGAACCGCAACTCGGCAAGGACAAGGACCGTCTGCTCGACGTCATCGGCAAATATGACGGTCTCGCCATCCGCTCCGCCACCAAGGTGACCGAAAAGATCATCGAAGGGGCGAAGAACCTCAAGGTCGTCGGCCGCGCCGGCATCGGCGTCGACAATGTCGATATCCCGGCCGCTTCGCGCCGCGGCATCATCGTCATGAATACGCCCTTCGGCAATTCGATCACCACGGCCGAACACGCGATCGCGTTGATGTTCGCCGTCGCCCGCCAGCTTCCGGCAGCCGATACCTCGACGCAGGCCGGCAAGTGGGAGAAGTCGAAATTCATGGGCGTCGAGATCACCGGCAAGACGCTCGGCGTCATCGGCGCCGGCAATATCGGCTCGATCGTCTGCGCCCGCGCCATCGGCCTGAAGATGCATGTCGTCGCCTACGATCCGTTCCTCTCCAAGGAGCGCGCCGAGGAGATGGGCGTCACCAAGGTCGAGCTGGACGAGCTTTTCGCCCGGGCCGATTTCATCACGCTGCATGTGCCGATGACCGACAAGACGCGCGGCATCCTCAACAAGGAAGCGCTGGCAAAGACCAAGCCGGGCGTGCGCATCATCAACTGCGCCCGCGGCGGCCTGGTCGATGAAGCGGCTCTCGCCGAAGCGATCAAGTCCGGCCATGTCGCCGGTGCTGCCTTCGACGTCTTCGAGGTCGAGCCGGCCAAGGAAAGCCCGCTCTTCGGCCTGCCGAACGTCGTCTGCACGCCGCATCTCGGTGCCTCGACCACCGAGGCGCAGGAAAACGTCGCTCTCCAGGTGGCCGAGCAGATGGCGGATTACCTCGTCAAGGGTGCGGTCTCCAACGCCATCAACATGCCGTCGATCACCGCTGAAGAAGCGCCGATCCTGAAGCCTTTCATCCGCCTTGCCGATGTTCTCGGCGCCTTCGTGGGCCAGGTCACCGAGGAGCCGATCAAGGAAATCGAGATCCTCTACGACGGCATCACCGCCAACATGAACACACGGGCGTTGACGAGCGCGGTGCTTGCCGGCCTCATCCGCCCGCAGGTCGCCGACGTCAACATGGTTTCGGCGCCGATCATGGTCAAGGAAAAGGGCGTCGTGCTTTCCGAGGTCAAGCGCGACAAGACGGGCGTGTTCGACGGCTATATCAAGCTGACGGTGACGACCGAGAGCATGACGCGCTCGGTCGCCGGCACGGTGTTTTCGGATGGCAAGCCGCGCTTCATCCAGATCAAGGGCATCAACCTTGATGCCGATGTCGGCTCGCACATGATCTACATCACCAACACCGACGTTCCCGGCATGATCGGTTTCATCGGCACGACGCTCGGCGCTGCCAACGTCAACATCGCCAACTTCCAGCTCGGCCGCGACAAGCAGGGCGGTGACGCCATCGCGCTGCTCTATGTCGACGGCGAGGTGGATGAGGGCGTGCTCGCGCGGTTGACGGCCCACCAGGCGATCCGGCAGGCGAAGCTGCTTACCTTCAATATCGACTAA
- a CDS encoding recombinase family protein, translating into MQSKRAAIYARFSTDLQNDRSVDDQIDLCREFAAKSGFVVARTYFDKARTGASIFGRDGLLSLMDDAKANAFDVVVVEALDRLSRDQEDLPGIYKRLTHAGVEIIAVHDGAADAIQIGIRGLVSTLFLADLKNKIRRGMTGVIKDGRHAGGRAYGYRPTPGQPGVMQIHEPEAEIVRRIYAEVIAGRNSREIAGALNRDLVTPPRGATWNSSTICGSAQRGNGIIRNPLYTGRIIWNRIRMVRDPETGKRVSRPNPQEEWREADAPHLALVDNETYETALAIIEGRATRQGGISNTRRPKRLLSGILRCEHCGGGMSIHDRHKDSGAIRIRCSRATESGACTNERRYRLDKIEAAVISGLKEQLAHPELLAEYVRVYREERRAEIADAVRDRAALERKLLDLNGQLDRLMQALTRGVLPIEVIEAQYKPLEGERDRIKSQLATVSQSPAIELHPQAFGQYKRTVENLAARLNDLDDITGAEVFTSFRELVHSVVIRDRPDGRVEAEVIGHLSALIGDRAEMLGGRVVAEEGFEPPTQGL; encoded by the coding sequence ATGCAGTCCAAGCGAGCGGCAATCTATGCCCGTTTCTCTACCGATCTCCAGAACGACAGATCCGTCGACGACCAGATCGATCTCTGCCGCGAATTCGCAGCCAAAAGCGGCTTCGTCGTCGCCAGAACCTATTTCGACAAAGCGCGCACGGGCGCGTCGATTTTCGGACGAGACGGATTACTCAGTCTCATGGACGATGCCAAGGCCAACGCCTTCGACGTCGTCGTCGTCGAAGCTCTAGATCGCCTCTCGCGCGACCAGGAGGATCTCCCCGGCATTTACAAGCGGCTGACGCATGCCGGCGTCGAGATCATCGCCGTGCATGATGGCGCCGCAGACGCCATTCAGATCGGCATCCGCGGCCTCGTTTCCACCCTGTTTCTGGCCGACCTCAAGAACAAGATCCGGCGCGGCATGACTGGCGTCATCAAGGACGGCCGTCATGCCGGCGGCCGGGCTTATGGCTATCGGCCGACACCTGGCCAGCCCGGTGTCATGCAAATCCATGAACCCGAAGCTGAGATCGTCAGGCGCATCTATGCGGAAGTCATCGCCGGCCGGAACTCTCGGGAGATCGCCGGCGCCTTGAACCGCGACCTAGTAACACCGCCTCGAGGCGCCACCTGGAATTCAAGTACGATCTGCGGATCGGCACAGCGGGGGAACGGCATTATACGCAACCCGCTGTATACCGGACGGATCATCTGGAACCGGATTCGCATGGTGCGAGATCCTGAGACCGGGAAGCGGGTCAGCCGCCCGAACCCGCAGGAAGAATGGCGGGAGGCCGACGCGCCGCATCTGGCCCTGGTTGATAACGAAACCTACGAAACCGCATTGGCTATCATCGAAGGCCGCGCCACAAGGCAGGGCGGCATCTCCAACACGCGCCGGCCGAAGCGGCTGCTCTCCGGCATCCTGCGGTGCGAACACTGCGGCGGCGGCATGTCGATCCATGACAGGCATAAGGATAGCGGCGCTATCAGGATCCGCTGCAGCCGCGCGACCGAAAGCGGCGCCTGCACCAATGAGCGCCGCTACAGGCTCGACAAGATCGAGGCCGCCGTCATCTCCGGCCTCAAAGAACAACTGGCCCATCCCGAGCTGCTGGCCGAATATGTGAGGGTCTATCGGGAGGAAAGGCGCGCAGAGATCGCCGACGCGGTCCGGGATAGGGCGGCACTGGAACGTAAACTGCTCGACCTGAACGGCCAGCTCGATCGCCTGATGCAGGCTTTGACCCGTGGCGTCCTGCCGATTGAAGTCATAGAGGCGCAATATAAGCCGCTCGAGGGCGAGCGCGATCGCATCAAGTCGCAGCTCGCAACGGTGTCACAGTCTCCAGCCATCGAATTACATCCGCAGGCCTTCGGCCAATATAAGCGAACCGTGGAAAATCTGGCGGCCAGACTGAACGACCTCGACGACATCACCGGCGCCGAGGTCTTCACCTCATTCCGCGAACTCGTCCACAGCGTCGTCATCAGAGATCGGCCGGATGGCCGCGTAGAAGCCGAGGTGATCGGCCACCTATCCGCATTGATTGGAGATCGGGCCGAAATGTTGGGGGGACGTGTGGTAGCGGAGGAGGGATTTGAACCCCCGACACAAGGATTATGA
- a CDS encoding phosphoserine transaminase gives MAKTAKPDIRPNNTHFSSGPCSKRPGWSLDALSDAALGRSHRAKVGKSKLKQAIDLTREILDVPPDYRIGIVPASDTGAVEMALWSLLGERGVDMLAWESFGAGWVTDVVKQLKLKDVRRLEAGYGELPDLSAVDFDRDVVFTWNGTTSGVRVPNADFIPADRKGLTICDATSAAFAQELDFAKLDVVTFSWQKVLGGEGAHGVIILSPRAVERLVTYTPAWPLPKIFRMTSGGKLTEGIFQGETINTPSMLCVEDYIDALVWAKGLGGLKALIARADANAKVIHDFVAANDWIANLAVNAETASNTSVCLKIVDKDITALDDVGQAAFAKGLVGLLEKEGVAYDVGHYRDAPSGLRIWAGATIEASDMQKLMPWLSWAFETQKAQLAQAAA, from the coding sequence ATGGCGAAGACCGCAAAGCCGGACATCCGTCCGAATAATACTCATTTCTCTTCTGGCCCCTGCTCGAAGCGCCCCGGTTGGTCGCTCGACGCTCTTTCCGACGCGGCCCTTGGCCGTTCGCACCGCGCGAAGGTCGGCAAGAGCAAGCTCAAGCAGGCCATCGACCTTACCCGTGAAATTCTCGACGTGCCGCCGGATTATCGCATCGGCATCGTTCCGGCATCCGATACCGGCGCCGTCGAAATGGCGCTCTGGTCGCTGCTCGGCGAACGCGGCGTCGATATGCTCGCCTGGGAAAGCTTCGGCGCCGGCTGGGTCACCGATGTCGTCAAGCAGCTGAAGCTCAAGGACGTGCGCAGGCTCGAAGCCGGTTACGGCGAGCTTCCCGATCTCTCCGCCGTCGATTTCGACCGCGACGTCGTCTTCACCTGGAACGGCACGACTTCGGGTGTGCGCGTGCCGAACGCCGATTTCATTCCCGCCGACCGCAAGGGTCTGACGATCTGCGATGCCACGTCGGCCGCTTTCGCGCAGGAACTCGATTTCGCCAAGCTCGACGTCGTCACCTTCTCCTGGCAGAAGGTCCTGGGCGGCGAGGGCGCGCATGGCGTCATCATTCTTTCGCCGCGCGCCGTCGAGCGCCTAGTCACCTATACGCCCGCCTGGCCGCTGCCGAAGATCTTCCGCATGACCTCTGGCGGCAAGCTGACGGAAGGCATCTTCCAGGGCGAGACGATCAACACGCCGTCGATGCTCTGCGTCGAGGATTATATCGATGCGCTGGTCTGGGCCAAGGGCCTCGGCGGCCTGAAGGCGCTGATCGCGCGTGCCGATGCCAATGCCAAGGTCATCCACGATTTCGTCGCGGCCAACGACTGGATCGCCAATCTCGCCGTCAACGCGGAAACGGCCTCCAACACCTCAGTCTGCCTGAAGATCGTCGACAAGGACATCACGGCGCTGGATGACGTCGGCCAGGCGGCTTTCGCCAAGGGTCTGGTCGGCCTGCTGGAAAAGGAAGGCGTCGCCTATGACGTCGGCCATTACCGCGATGCGCCGTCCGGCCTGCGCATCTGGGCCGGCGCCACGATCGAGGCATCCGACATGCAGAAGCTGATGCCCTGGCTTTCCTGGGCCTTCGAAACACAGAAGGCGCAGCTCGCTCAGGCGGCAGCCTGA
- the ftsH gene encoding ATP-dependent zinc metalloprotease FtsH: protein MNPNLRNFALWAIIALLLIALFSMFQTAPAQTGSREIPYSQFLREVDAGRVKDVVVTGNRLSGTYLENNNNFQTYSPVIDDSLLDRLQAKNVAVTARPETDGSSGFLSYLGTLLPMLLILGVWLFFMRQMQGGSRGAMGFGKSKAKLLTEAHGRVTFEDVAGVDEAKQDLEEIVEFLRDPQKFQRLGGKIPRGVLLVGPPGTGKTLLARSVAGEANVPFFTISGSDFVEMFVGVGASRVRDMFEQAKKNAPCIIFIDEIDAVGRHRGAGLGGGNDEREQTLNQLLVEMDGFEANEGVILIAATNRPDVLDPALLRPGRFDRQVVVPNPDIVGRERILKVHARNVPLAPNVDLKVLARGTPGFSGADLMNLVNEAALMAARRNKRVVTMQEFEDAKDKIMMGAERRSSAMTEAEKKLTAYHEAGHAITALNVAVADPLHKATIIPRGRALGMVMQLPEGDRYSMSYKWMVSRLCIMMGGRVAEELTFGKENITSGASSDIEQATKLARAMVTQWGFSDQLGQVAYGENQQEVFLGHSVSQSKNVSEATAQKIDNEVRRLIDEAYTQARTILTDKHDEFVALAEGLLEYETLTGEEIKALIRGEKPSRDLGDDSPPSRGSAVPKAGARPAAKGDEPEAGLEPQPH from the coding sequence ATGAACCCTAACTTACGTAACTTCGCCTTGTGGGCGATCATAGCGCTTCTGCTGATCGCCCTTTTCAGTATGTTTCAGACGGCGCCGGCGCAGACGGGCTCCCGCGAAATCCCTTATTCGCAGTTCCTGCGTGAGGTCGATGCGGGCCGCGTGAAGGATGTCGTCGTCACCGGCAATCGGCTGAGCGGAACTTATCTGGAGAACAACAACAACTTCCAGACCTATTCGCCCGTCATCGACGACAGCTTGCTCGATCGCCTGCAGGCCAAAAACGTTGCCGTCACTGCGCGTCCGGAGACCGATGGGTCCTCCGGCTTTCTGAGCTACCTCGGAACGCTGCTGCCGATGCTGCTCATCCTCGGTGTCTGGCTGTTCTTCATGCGGCAGATGCAGGGCGGCTCGCGCGGCGCGATGGGCTTCGGCAAGTCGAAGGCCAAGCTTCTCACCGAAGCGCATGGTCGTGTCACCTTCGAAGACGTCGCCGGTGTCGACGAGGCCAAGCAGGATCTCGAAGAAATCGTCGAATTCCTGCGGGATCCGCAGAAGTTCCAGCGTCTCGGCGGCAAGATCCCGCGAGGCGTGCTGCTCGTCGGTCCTCCGGGCACCGGTAAGACGCTGCTCGCCCGCTCGGTTGCCGGCGAAGCCAACGTGCCCTTCTTCACCATTTCCGGTTCCGACTTCGTCGAAATGTTCGTCGGCGTCGGCGCTAGCCGTGTGCGCGATATGTTCGAGCAGGCGAAGAAGAATGCGCCCTGCATCATCTTCATCGACGAAATCGATGCCGTCGGCCGTCATCGCGGCGCCGGTCTCGGCGGCGGCAATGACGAACGTGAGCAGACGCTGAACCAGCTGCTGGTCGAGATGGATGGCTTCGAGGCGAATGAAGGCGTGATCCTGATCGCCGCCACCAACCGCCCCGACGTGCTCGACCCGGCGCTGCTGCGTCCCGGCCGTTTCGACCGTCAGGTCGTCGTGCCGAACCCCGATATCGTCGGCCGCGAGCGCATCCTCAAGGTGCATGCCCGCAACGTTCCGCTGGCGCCGAATGTCGATCTCAAGGTTCTTGCCCGCGGCACGCCCGGCTTCTCCGGCGCCGATCTGATGAACCTCGTCAACGAAGCCGCCCTGATGGCCGCTCGCCGCAACAAGCGCGTCGTCACCATGCAGGAATTCGAAGACGCCAAGGACAAGATCATGATGGGCGCCGAGCGCCGCTCCTCGGCCATGACCGAGGCGGAAAAGAAGCTCACCGCTTACCATGAGGCCGGTCACGCCATCACCGCGCTGAACGTCGCCGTCGCCGATCCGCTGCACAAGGCGACGATCATTCCGCGCGGCCGTGCACTCGGCATGGTCATGCAGCTTCCCGAGGGCGACCGCTACTCGATGAGCTACAAGTGGATGGTTTCGCGCCTCTGCATCATGATGGGCGGCCGTGTCGCTGAAGAACTCACCTTCGGCAAGGAGAACATCACCTCGGGTGCGTCCTCCGACATCGAGCAGGCGACTAAGCTTGCCCGCGCCATGGTGACGCAATGGGGCTTCTCCGACCAGCTCGGTCAGGTTGCCTATGGCGAGAACCAGCAGGAAGTCTTCCTCGGCCACTCGGTTTCGCAGTCGAAGAATGTTTCGGAAGCCACCGCGCAGAAGATCGATAACGAAGTGCGCCGCCTGATCGACGAAGCCTATACGCAGGCGCGCACGATCCTGACTGATAAGCACGACGAATTCGTCGCGCTTGCCGAAGGTCTGCTCGAATACGAGACGCTGACCGGTGAAGAGATCAAGGCGCTGATCCGCGGCGAGAAGCCGTCCCGTGATCTCGGCGATGATTCGCCGCCGAGCCGCGGCTCGGCCGTTCCGAAGGCCGGCGCGCGGCCTGCCGCCAAGGGCGACGAGCCCGAAGCCGGCCTCGAACCGCAGCCGCATTGA
- the mnmA gene encoding tRNA 2-thiouridine(34) synthase MnmA, with product MNTLDFDKQPEETRVVVAMSGGVDSSVVAGLLKQQGYDVLGITLQLYDHGAAVHRAGSCCAGQDIDDARRVCETLGIPHYVLDYEKRFRETVINPFAESYVAGETPIPCVSCNQTVKFADLLATAKELGADALATGHYIRSRPNPSPEHPGRRALYRPADADRDQSYFLFATTQEQIDYLRFPLGGLPKAETRRLAEEMGLVVAKKADSQDICFVPQGKYSDIITKLKPNAALAGEIVHLDGRILGTHEGILHFTIGQRRGIGIATGEPLYVVFLDARSRRVIVGPKEALETHRVHLRDVNWLGDETLAQAAGGDGFACYAKVRSTRAPAPAVLHVDATGAYVDLTVGEAGIAPGQACALYSAPGDDARVFGGGFIERSEREPSAEASLKALLASPVVA from the coding sequence TTGAACACACTGGATTTTGACAAGCAGCCGGAAGAGACCCGTGTCGTCGTCGCCATGTCGGGCGGCGTCGATTCATCCGTCGTCGCCGGCCTTCTCAAACAGCAGGGTTACGACGTGCTCGGCATTACGCTGCAGCTATACGACCATGGCGCCGCTGTTCACCGCGCCGGCTCGTGCTGCGCCGGCCAGGATATCGACGATGCCCGCCGCGTCTGCGAAACGCTCGGCATCCCGCATTACGTGCTCGATTACGAGAAGCGCTTTCGCGAGACGGTGATCAATCCCTTCGCCGAAAGTTATGTTGCCGGCGAAACGCCGATCCCCTGTGTCTCCTGCAATCAGACCGTCAAGTTCGCCGATCTTCTGGCGACCGCCAAGGAACTCGGCGCCGATGCGCTGGCGACCGGCCACTATATCCGCTCGCGGCCGAACCCGTCGCCCGAGCATCCCGGCCGCCGCGCGCTGTATCGCCCGGCCGATGCCGATCGTGACCAGAGCTATTTCCTGTTCGCCACGACACAGGAACAGATCGACTATCTGCGCTTTCCGCTCGGCGGCCTGCCGAAGGCCGAGACCCGCAGGCTGGCCGAAGAGATGGGCCTCGTCGTCGCTAAGAAGGCCGACAGCCAGGACATCTGCTTCGTGCCGCAGGGCAAATATTCTGACATCATCACTAAGCTGAAGCCGAATGCGGCGCTCGCCGGTGAGATCGTCCATCTCGACGGTCGGATCCTTGGAACTCATGAGGGCATCTTACACTTCACCATCGGCCAGCGCCGCGGCATCGGCATCGCCACCGGCGAGCCGCTCTACGTCGTCTTTCTCGACGCCCGCTCGCGCCGCGTCATTGTCGGACCGAAGGAGGCGCTGGAAACGCACCGCGTTCATCTGCGTGACGTCAATTGGCTGGGCGACGAGACCCTTGCTCAGGCTGCCGGCGGTGACGGGTTTGCCTGCTACGCCAAGGTCCGCTCGACACGGGCGCCGGCACCCGCCGTGCTGCATGTCGACGCCACGGGCGCCTATGTCGATCTGACAGTCGGCGAGGCGGGCATCGCCCCCGGCCAGGCCTGCGCGCTTTATTCCGCACCCGGCGACGACGCCCGGGTCTTCGGCGGCGGCTTCATCGAGCGCTCCGAGCGCGAACCCTCGGCCGAGGCCTCGCTGAAGGCCCTGCTGGCCAGCCCCGTCGTCGCCTGA